The proteins below are encoded in one region of Anaerolineae bacterium:
- a CDS encoding 8-amino-7-oxononanoate synthase: protein MDVLAKCYDFTIAREAMAGGYYPYFIPLEDTEGTEVVIDGRRLIMIGSNNYLGLTTDSRVRRAAMEAVERYGPSCTGSRFLNGTLNLHVDLERRLAEFVGKEAALVFSTGYQVNLGTISALVGRGDVVITDRDDHASIIDGCLLSRGEMKRFLHNDLDSLEKVLASCGDSVGKLVVVDGVYSMGGDIAPLPEIIALCKRYGARLMVDDAHSIGVLGEGRGTAAHFGVTDDVDLIMGTFSKSFASLGGFIAGDDQVIHYIQHFARSLIFSASAPASNVAAAAMALTIMIEEPQRRQRLLALAEHMRSEYVRMGYNIGNSQTPVIPIYIGDDEATLAMWKALFEAGVYTNCVIPPGVPPGKSLLRTSYMATHTDEQMERVLETFYGVGKAVGLI from the coding sequence ATGGACGTCCTCGCCAAGTGCTATGACTTCACCATAGCCCGAGAGGCCATGGCCGGCGGCTACTATCCCTATTTTATCCCCCTGGAGGACACCGAGGGGACGGAGGTGGTGATAGATGGCCGCCGTCTGATCATGATAGGGTCCAACAACTACCTGGGCCTGACGACGGACTCTCGTGTCCGACGGGCGGCCATGGAGGCAGTAGAGAGGTACGGCCCCTCCTGTACTGGTTCCCGCTTCCTGAACGGGACCCTCAATCTGCACGTGGATCTGGAGCGGCGGTTGGCGGAGTTCGTGGGTAAGGAGGCAGCCCTCGTCTTCTCCACGGGGTACCAGGTCAACCTGGGCACGATCTCCGCCCTGGTCGGTCGGGGCGACGTGGTCATCACGGATAGAGATGATCACGCCAGCATCATAGATGGCTGTCTTCTGTCGCGCGGGGAGATGAAGCGCTTCCTGCACAACGACCTGGACAGCCTGGAGAAGGTCCTTGCCTCCTGCGGGGACTCAGTGGGAAAGCTGGTAGTAGTCGACGGGGTCTATAGCATGGGCGGGGACATCGCCCCGCTGCCCGAGATCATCGCGCTCTGCAAGCGTTACGGAGCCCGGCTCATGGTGGACGACGCTCACAGCATCGGAGTGCTGGGAGAGGGCAGGGGTACCGCAGCGCACTTCGGCGTGACGGACGATGTTGACTTGATCATGGGCACTTTCTCCAAGTCCTTCGCTTCTCTGGGGGGCTTCATCGCCGGGGACGATCAGGTGATCCACTACATCCAGCACTTCGCCCGAAGCCTGATCTTCAGCGCCAGTGCCCCGGCATCGAACGTGGCGGCGGCGGCCATGGCTCTCACCATCATGATCGAGGAACCCCAGAGGCGCCAGAGGCTGCTCGCCCTGGCCGAGCACATGCGCAGCGAGTATGTGCGCATGGGCTACAACATCGGGAACAGCCAGACTCCGGTCATTCCCATCTACATCGGGGACGACGAGGCCACGCTGGCCATGTGGAAGGCGCTTTTCGAGGCCGGCGTCTACACCAACTGCGTCATCCCGCCGGGGGTGCCGCCGGGCAAGTCGCTCTTGCGGACGTCGTACATGGCCACGCACACGGACGAGCAGATGGAGCGGGTGCTGGAGACGTTCTACGGGGTGGGGAAGGCGGTGGGGCTGATCTAG
- a CDS encoding nucleoside deaminase: MVSEADRQFMAEALREALLAPPHGDVPVGAVVVLDGQVIGRGHNEKECRPDPTAHAEILALRQAAGRLGTWRLSGATLYCTMEPCLMCAGAMLQARLGRLVYAVDDPKAGAAGSLLDVLRAPFLNHRVEVVRGVLAAEVAAVLKEFFSGLRSATSEE; the protein is encoded by the coding sequence ATGGTATCAGAGGCTGACAGGCAGTTCATGGCCGAGGCCTTGAGGGAGGCGCTGTTAGCTCCTCCTCACGGCGACGTGCCCGTCGGGGCCGTGGTAGTGCTGGACGGTCAGGTGATCGGCCGGGGCCACAACGAGAAGGAGTGCAGGCCGGACCCGACCGCCCACGCTGAGATCCTGGCTCTGCGGCAGGCAGCTGGACGGCTGGGCACCTGGAGGCTCTCGGGGGCCACTCTGTACTGCACCATGGAGCCCTGCCTGATGTGCGCCGGAGCCATGCTTCAGGCGAGGCTAGGGCGGCTGGTGTACGCCGTGGATGACCCAAAGGCAGGGGCCGCTGGAAGCCTGCTGGATGTGCTAAGGGCCCCGTTCCTGAACCACAGGGTGGAGGTGGTGCGGGGAGTCCTGGCGGCCGAAGTAGCCGCAGTGCTGAAGGAGTTCTTCTCCGGGCTCAGGTCGGCAACGTCGGAAGAATGA
- a CDS encoding sugar phosphate isomerase/epimerase, protein MKKSITLRAFPESMSSRERCSLARRAGYDAVELNLEPGLDLNPTSSDRELLAFGRMVRDLGLEISSIYSRQQWEYCLSTADAARRAQAVAVVGRLIEVAGLLGIGAVLVIPGAVDDSLFGKEPEIVRCDVVYERVQAALSGLLPLAEEADTVLALENVPNKFLLSPLEMARFVDELNSPHAGVYLDVANAMLVGYPEHWIEILGPRIKRVHVKDYRPELGGLDGFAGLLQGAVNWPRVAAALRGIGYDGYITSEVLPAYRYHGERLIFETSAAISAIFDIT, encoded by the coding sequence ATGAAGAAGTCCATCACCCTGCGTGCCTTCCCCGAGAGCATGAGCAGCCGGGAACGCTGCAGCCTGGCCCGTCGGGCCGGATACGACGCCGTGGAGCTCAACCTGGAGCCGGGTCTCGACCTCAACCCCACCAGCTCAGACCGGGAGCTGCTCGCCTTTGGCCGGATGGTGCGCGACCTGGGCCTGGAGATCAGCTCCATCTACTCCCGCCAGCAGTGGGAGTACTGCCTCAGCACCGCGGATGCAGCTCGCCGAGCCCAGGCCGTCGCCGTGGTCGGGCGTCTGATCGAGGTCGCCGGCCTGCTGGGCATCGGGGCGGTACTGGTGATCCCTGGCGCCGTTGACGACTCGCTGTTCGGCAAAGAGCCGGAGATCGTCCGGTGCGACGTGGTCTACGAGCGGGTCCAGGCGGCGCTGAGCGGTCTGCTTCCTCTGGCGGAGGAGGCGGACACGGTGCTCGCCCTGGAGAACGTCCCCAACAAGTTCCTGCTTAGCCCTTTGGAGATGGCCCGCTTCGTGGACGAGCTGAACAGCCCGCACGCGGGCGTGTATCTGGACGTAGCTAACGCCATGTTGGTGGGCTACCCGGAGCACTGGATCGAAATCCTGGGCCCGCGCATCAAGCGGGTACACGTCAAGGACTACCGCCCAGAGTTGGGTGGTCTGGACGGCTTTGCCGGGCTCCTTCAGGGAGCCGTGAACTGGCCCAGAGTAGCGGCGGCCCTGCGGGGCATAGGATACGACGGGTACATCACGTCCGAGGTGTTACCGGCCTACCGGTACCATGGAGAGAGGCTGATCTTCGAGACCAGCGCCGCCATATCGGCCATATTCGACATCACGTAA
- a CDS encoding Gfo/Idh/MocA family oxidoreductase, with translation MGYRAATIGRTGRGDYGHSLEMSWVGLPDVDYVAIADEDEAGRASAAERTGARAAYADYRQMLAAERPDLVAVAPRWLDCHADMAIACAEAGVRGVLCEKPLARSPAEADAMLEACLQAGTRIAIAHQARVTPPVLAARQMVQDGAIGRLLTMQAAGKEDVRGGGEDLMVLGTHFLDLMCFFAGRPSWCMADVTVGGRPLAPKDVRLGPEGIGPMAGDQVLAVYGFDGGVRGQFRSFRGLPGGARRMGVDLYGSEGILSIRGSNRREVYWLRSGLWAPGDQSRWEAVEVPSWEALPVEQRLVQTNRWLAWDLVRAVEEGREPVSSGADGRVALEMILAAYASAIHGRRVALPLASREHPLERLHIGGESGAR, from the coding sequence ATGGGCTACCGCGCTGCGACTATAGGCCGCACGGGGCGAGGCGACTACGGTCACAGTCTGGAAATGAGCTGGGTCGGGCTCCCGGATGTGGACTACGTCGCCATCGCCGACGAGGACGAGGCCGGGCGGGCGAGTGCTGCCGAGCGCACAGGCGCCCGGGCCGCGTATGCTGACTACCGGCAGATGCTGGCAGCGGAGCGGCCCGATCTGGTGGCGGTAGCCCCACGCTGGCTGGACTGCCACGCCGACATGGCGATCGCCTGTGCCGAGGCCGGTGTCCGTGGGGTGCTGTGCGAGAAGCCGCTGGCCCGCAGCCCGGCCGAGGCCGATGCCATGCTAGAGGCTTGCCTCCAGGCGGGAACCAGAATCGCCATTGCGCATCAGGCGCGGGTGACGCCACCGGTGCTGGCGGCTCGGCAGATGGTGCAGGACGGGGCCATCGGGCGCCTCCTCACCATGCAGGCGGCGGGCAAGGAAGATGTGAGGGGCGGGGGCGAAGACCTGATGGTGCTGGGCACCCATTTCCTCGACCTAATGTGCTTCTTCGCCGGGCGTCCCTCCTGGTGCATGGCGGACGTGACCGTGGGCGGCCGCCCTCTCGCTCCGAAAGACGTTCGGCTCGGCCCGGAGGGCATAGGGCCCATGGCCGGGGATCAGGTGCTGGCGGTCTACGGGTTCGACGGCGGCGTCAGGGGGCAGTTTCGCTCCTTCCGGGGCCTGCCCGGCGGGGCCCGGCGTATGGGGGTGGATCTGTACGGCTCGGAAGGGATCCTGTCTATCCGAGGAAGCAACCGGCGGGAGGTGTACTGGCTCCGCTCGGGGCTATGGGCTCCAGGCGACCAGAGCCGCTGGGAGGCAGTGGAGGTCCCAAGCTGGGAAGCCCTGCCAGTGGAGCAGAGGCTGGTGCAGACCAATCGATGGCTGGCCTGGGACCTGGTCCGGGCCGTCGAGGAAGGGAGGGAACCGGTGTCGAGCGGCGCCGACGGACGGGTGGCCCTGGAGATGATTCTGGCCGCTTACGCCTCGGCCATCCATGGCAGGCGAGTGGCTCTCCCTCTGGCTTCGCGCGAGCATCCCCTGGAGCGGCTGCACATCGGTGGTGAGAGCGGTGCCCGCTGA
- a CDS encoding sugar phosphate isomerase/epimerase: protein MKTAICNDTFQDWDFERVCWLVAEVGYDGVEIAPWTFADSVCDITSGQRRRIRSIAEGTGLEVVGLHTVTRGPEGIYLNHSDPSIRARTSAYLRSLADFCGDVGGSIIVLGSAKHRNVLPGLSPVEAWGYAVDTLAGALDRAAERGVTFCLEPLSHTLTDFLTRAAEALQMVEEVSHPNLQMMLDVRSASHDEAPIPDLIRRSGRHLAHFHANDDNGRGPGMGGADYAAIASALREVGYSRYLSVEVFDFSPDPETIARESVAQLRRYFGAGTIG, encoded by the coding sequence ATGAAGACAGCCATCTGTAACGATACCTTCCAGGACTGGGACTTTGAGCGAGTGTGCTGGCTCGTGGCCGAGGTGGGCTACGACGGGGTGGAGATAGCCCCCTGGACCTTCGCCGACTCCGTATGTGACATAACCAGCGGGCAGCGCCGGCGGATCCGGTCCATCGCCGAGGGAACGGGGCTGGAAGTCGTCGGCCTGCACACCGTCACCCGGGGGCCGGAGGGCATCTACCTCAACCACTCCGATCCCTCCATCAGGGCCCGCACCAGCGCCTATCTGCGGTCGCTGGCCGACTTTTGCGGCGATGTGGGTGGCTCCATCATTGTCCTGGGCTCGGCCAAGCACCGCAACGTCCTTCCCGGGCTGAGCCCGGTGGAGGCGTGGGGCTATGCGGTGGATACGCTGGCGGGGGCGCTGGATCGGGCCGCAGAGAGAGGCGTCACCTTTTGCCTGGAACCCCTCAGCCACACGCTCACCGACTTCCTCACCCGCGCCGCCGAAGCCCTGCAGATGGTGGAGGAGGTTAGCCACCCCAACCTGCAGATGATGCTGGACGTACGCAGCGCCAGCCACGACGAGGCGCCCATTCCAGACCTCATCCGCCGCTCCGGCCGGCACCTGGCCCACTTCCACGCCAACGACGACAACGGGCGGGGACCGGGCATGGGGGGAGCTGACTACGCGGCCATCGCCTCTGCCCTCCGAGAGGTGGGCTACTCGCGCTACCTGTCGGTCGAGGTGTTCGACTTCAGCCCGGACCCGGAGACCATCGCCCGGGAGAGCGTGGCACAGCTGCGGCGGTACTTCGGTGCGGGGACGATAGGGTGA
- a CDS encoding amidohydrolase, translated as MRIDCQTHVFPREYAEVLARNPGQPRAVRQGDRYLVTYGDVQSFSLDPEVYSIERKLRDMDASGIDVSVISVNMPGPEALHPSVALEAARVANDYLAAVVGDHPDRLAGLACLPWQDVPAALAEMDRAVRELDLRGLMLYSRIGNDPVDARTYDALYARAAELDVPVVIHPIVPSWGAAIKDYSMIPMVGLMVEQSFATLRLILGGVLERHRRLKVVQPHCGGILPYLWGRIENQTEVMGRGRENITQPARHYYRRVYLDTVSPAPEAIRFAYDFAGADRLVFGSDHPWVDIGLFLRLIEGMDVPAADKERILGGNARQLFRIR; from the coding sequence ATGCGCATAGACTGCCAGACCCACGTGTTCCCCCGCGAGTATGCCGAGGTGTTAGCTCGTAACCCCGGCCAGCCTCGCGCCGTTCGCCAAGGCGATCGCTACCTGGTCACCTACGGCGACGTGCAGAGCTTCAGCCTCGATCCGGAGGTCTACAGCATCGAGCGCAAGCTGCGCGACATGGACGCCAGCGGCATAGACGTGAGCGTAATCAGCGTCAACATGCCGGGTCCCGAGGCGCTCCACCCATCGGTGGCGCTGGAGGCGGCCCGAGTGGCCAACGACTACCTGGCCGCCGTGGTGGGCGATCACCCCGACCGGTTGGCCGGGCTGGCCTGCTTGCCCTGGCAGGACGTGCCGGCGGCGCTGGCGGAGATGGATCGGGCGGTGCGTGAGTTGGACCTGCGGGGGCTCATGCTCTACTCCCGCATCGGCAACGACCCGGTGGACGCCCGCACCTACGACGCCCTCTACGCCCGCGCGGCGGAGCTGGACGTACCGGTGGTCATCCACCCCATCGTGCCCTCGTGGGGGGCGGCCATCAAGGACTACTCCATGATCCCCATGGTGGGCCTGATGGTGGAGCAGAGCTTCGCCACTCTGCGGCTCATCCTGGGGGGAGTGTTGGAGCGCCACCGGCGGCTGAAGGTGGTCCAGCCTCACTGTGGCGGCATCCTGCCCTACCTGTGGGGGAGGATTGAGAACCAGACCGAAGTCATGGGCCGGGGCAGGGAGAACATCACCCAGCCGGCGCGCCACTATTACCGGCGCGTCTACTTGGACACCGTGTCGCCCGCCCCCGAGGCCATCCGCTTCGCCTACGACTTCGCCGGCGCCGACCGCCTCGTCTTCGGCAGCGACCACCCCTGGGTGGACATCGGGTTGTTCCTCCGACTGATCGAGGGTATGGACGTTCCGGCGGCGGACAAGGAGCGGATCCTGGGCGGCAATGCCCGCCAGCTCTTCCGCATCAGGTGA
- a CDS encoding sugar phosphate isomerase/epimerase — MTELAYIAPEMADDFEESVRLGVEAGARSVALRSRLWGKNLEDLSAADVDRMKAILAQHGASVSAVYSAVGKCSVEDPQEVARNVASLPRMIELAHTFGTDLIRVFPFQRKGVVEYEPSRLDEHLDLVVDRCAPLVRRAEAEGVVLCLEAVGSTLARTAQELRHVLQALGDSPAAGIVWEIDVAWRAGEPPRQGYGYARGITRDVHVKPNPELPLAGAGETYETAIRALLADGYQGPLTVEHWRGADNTMSALRQLGALLARL, encoded by the coding sequence GTGACTGAGCTGGCGTACATCGCCCCCGAGATGGCGGACGACTTCGAGGAGTCGGTGCGCTTGGGGGTCGAGGCCGGGGCGCGGTCAGTGGCCTTGCGCTCGCGCCTCTGGGGCAAGAACCTGGAGGACCTGTCGGCGGCGGATGTGGACCGCATGAAGGCGATCCTCGCCCAGCACGGGGCGAGCGTGAGCGCCGTGTACTCTGCCGTCGGCAAGTGCAGCGTGGAGGACCCGCAGGAGGTGGCGCGCAACGTCGCCTCGCTGCCTCGGATGATCGAACTGGCTCACACCTTCGGCACCGATCTCATCCGCGTCTTCCCCTTCCAGCGTAAGGGCGTGGTCGAGTACGAGCCCTCTCGGCTGGATGAGCACCTGGATCTAGTGGTGGATCGCTGTGCCCCACTGGTACGTCGGGCGGAGGCCGAGGGCGTGGTCCTCTGCCTTGAGGCGGTGGGCTCCACTCTGGCCCGGACGGCCCAGGAGCTACGGCACGTGCTCCAGGCGCTGGGCGACTCCCCTGCGGCCGGCATCGTCTGGGAGATCGACGTCGCCTGGCGTGCCGGTGAGCCGCCTAGGCAGGGCTACGGGTACGCCCGCGGCATCACTCGTGACGTGCACGTGAAGCCTAACCCCGAGCTTCCCCTGGCCGGGGCCGGTGAGACCTACGAGACGGCTATCCGAGCCCTACTGGCCGACGGCTACCAAGGGCCGCTCACGGTGGAGCACTGGCGGGGGGCGGACAACACCATGAGTGCCCTGCGCCAGTTGGGCGCTCTGCTGGCACGGCTGTGA
- a CDS encoding Gfo/Idh/MocA family oxidoreductase has translation MVNVGIIGCGGVARAHARAIGRFPDRAKLVAVADVVEEQRRPFAEQYGAMAYSRAEDLLAAGDVNCVVISLPHDLHASYAVMAAQAGKDILLEKPMAANVGECDEILEAVERAGVKLSVGHSYRYYDGCQAAKAILDSGEVGDLVFAISTFSKNWGIDKRRGWHLERGRGGGMWQANGIHSVNTLMWFAGSPVVAVKGSSALRFHTPEQMDADDASMALLQHANGAHTVSLVTGYRRGAPKDMVELTCTGGMLRCERKRLWVGLDEQWTERPVETEDDKVREWAEFLTYLEGSGPCPVPGTEARHTVQVLKAVEQSSTTGREIRLDKEVERD, from the coding sequence ATGGTGAACGTCGGCATCATCGGTTGTGGCGGAGTCGCCCGAGCCCACGCCCGCGCCATCGGGCGCTTCCCCGACCGGGCCAAGCTGGTGGCCGTGGCGGATGTGGTAGAGGAGCAGCGCCGGCCCTTCGCGGAGCAATACGGAGCGATGGCCTATAGCCGGGCCGAGGACCTGCTGGCTGCGGGGGACGTGAACTGCGTCGTCATCTCCCTGCCTCACGACCTCCACGCTTCCTACGCCGTGATGGCAGCCCAGGCGGGGAAAGACATCCTTCTGGAGAAGCCCATGGCCGCCAACGTGGGCGAGTGCGACGAGATCCTGGAGGCGGTGGAGCGGGCCGGAGTGAAGCTCTCGGTAGGGCACAGCTACCGCTATTACGACGGCTGCCAGGCGGCCAAGGCCATCCTGGATTCGGGAGAGGTGGGCGATCTGGTCTTCGCCATCTCCACCTTCAGCAAGAACTGGGGCATCGACAAGCGTCGCGGCTGGCACCTGGAGCGTGGGCGTGGAGGGGGAATGTGGCAGGCCAACGGCATCCACAGCGTCAACACCCTAATGTGGTTCGCCGGGAGCCCGGTGGTGGCGGTCAAGGGGTCTAGCGCCCTCCGCTTCCACACCCCGGAGCAGATGGACGCCGACGACGCCTCGATGGCGTTGCTGCAGCACGCCAACGGCGCCCACACGGTGTCTCTGGTCACCGGCTACCGGCGCGGAGCCCCCAAGGACATGGTGGAGCTTACCTGCACCGGGGGCATGCTCCGCTGCGAGCGCAAGCGGCTCTGGGTGGGGCTGGACGAGCAATGGACCGAGAGGCCGGTGGAAACTGAGGACGACAAGGTGCGCGAGTGGGCCGAGTTCCTGACCTACCTGGAGGGGAGCGGCCCCTGCCCGGTGCCCGGCACGGAAGCCCGGCACACGGTGCAGGTGCTGAAGGCGGTGGAGCAATCCTCTACCACAGGGCGTGAGATTCGGCTGGACAAGGAGGTGGAACGTGACTGA
- a CDS encoding SGNH/GDSL hydrolase family protein: MKRDWHPEEFRKLVVLGESTAAGGWSTRPERCWASILAALINDLQAEPVVLVNSAIGGNVVSARSAHYVESGRPAALERLDKHVIAHRPDLLVIAYGLNDSRAGTPVELFAEEMTNIVRQVRLHVQPLMVLVGPYYVIDFARGAPIWSNGSLELLHQFNQATVAVAAKEDCLYADVLTASGGADWMVHYDGVHQNDLGHRVIANCIFEVLAQNCSGLARHTREIERTAPRWRDESALKADYGVVSTKAPFFP; this comes from the coding sequence TTGAAGCGAGATTGGCACCCGGAGGAGTTCCGGAAGCTAGTGGTGCTGGGCGAGAGCACCGCGGCCGGCGGCTGGTCCACCAGGCCCGAGCGCTGCTGGGCCTCCATCCTGGCTGCGCTCATCAACGACCTCCAGGCGGAGCCGGTGGTGCTGGTCAACTCGGCCATCGGCGGCAACGTAGTCTCCGCCCGTAGTGCTCACTACGTCGAGAGCGGCCGTCCCGCCGCTCTGGAACGGCTGGACAAGCACGTCATCGCCCACCGGCCCGACCTGCTCGTGATCGCCTACGGGCTGAACGACTCCCGCGCCGGCACGCCGGTGGAGCTCTTCGCTGAGGAGATGACCAACATCGTCCGCCAGGTGCGTCTCCATGTCCAGCCTCTGATGGTGCTGGTAGGGCCCTATTACGTCATTGACTTCGCCCGTGGGGCTCCCATCTGGAGCAATGGCAGCCTGGAGCTGCTGCACCAGTTCAATCAGGCCACGGTCGCAGTGGCAGCCAAGGAGGACTGCCTGTACGCCGACGTGCTGACCGCCAGCGGCGGGGCGGACTGGATGGTCCACTACGACGGCGTGCATCAGAACGATCTGGGGCACCGGGTCATCGCCAACTGCATCTTCGAGGTGCTGGCCCAGAACTGCTCCGGCCTGGCCCGGCACACGCGGGAGATCGAGAGGACGGCCCCCCGTTGGCGGGACGAGTCGGCCCTCAAGGCGGACTACGGGGTAGTCAGTACCAAGGCGCCCTTCTTCCCATGA
- a CDS encoding exo-alpha-sialidase: MVQGGVLYRPPADSDRVEALVPTGCRSNHASYLAELDDGDLLCVWFGGSDEGASDIKVYLSRLGRDQSRWSAPVRLSEPNQRSEQNPFLFITPTGEVWACYTSQETRGVSREEWERQVAAGKASGSFSLQETAAIMRRVSSDGGRTWGRASPIFDRPGSFCRHTVAVLSNGDWLLPMYYSLPSAGRGTDYSVMQVSSDQGETWTEHPVPEARGRVHPSVIEVEPGRLLAFFRSRAADRIYRSRSDDFGRTWTRPERTVLPNNNASVHAIGLADGRIAIIFNCVSANDDPGLTVWPKERYPVTIAISEDGGDTWPYMRHLDTGDNFAGEANKRLNRENSYPCLLQSKDGRLHASYTYAGRQCIKYVSVPVSWVTGEALG; encoded by the coding sequence ATGGTTCAGGGTGGGGTCTTGTACCGCCCGCCGGCGGACTCGGACCGGGTGGAGGCCTTGGTGCCCACCGGATGCCGCTCCAACCATGCTTCCTATCTGGCCGAGTTGGACGACGGCGACCTGCTCTGCGTGTGGTTCGGCGGCTCCGACGAGGGCGCCAGCGACATCAAGGTGTACCTCTCCCGGCTGGGGCGCGATCAGTCGCGCTGGAGTGCGCCGGTGCGGCTGTCGGAGCCCAACCAGCGTTCGGAGCAGAACCCGTTCCTGTTCATCACGCCAACGGGCGAAGTGTGGGCCTGCTATACCTCCCAGGAGACTCGCGGGGTCAGCCGAGAGGAGTGGGAGCGACAAGTGGCGGCGGGAAAGGCCAGCGGTTCCTTTTCGCTGCAGGAGACGGCGGCCATCATGCGCCGCGTCTCCTCTGATGGCGGCCGCACCTGGGGACGGGCCTCCCCCATCTTCGACCGGCCCGGCTCCTTCTGCCGCCATACAGTGGCCGTGCTCAGCAACGGCGACTGGCTGCTCCCCATGTACTACAGCTTGCCCAGTGCTGGCAGGGGCACCGATTACTCCGTCATGCAGGTGTCCTCCGATCAGGGAGAGACTTGGACCGAGCACCCGGTTCCCGAGGCTCGCGGTCGGGTGCACCCATCGGTGATTGAGGTGGAGCCTGGCCGGCTGCTAGCCTTCTTCCGCAGCCGCGCTGCCGACCGCATCTACCGCAGCCGGTCCGACGACTTCGGGCGCACCTGGACGAGGCCAGAGCGCACCGTCTTGCCCAACAACAACGCCTCCGTGCATGCCATCGGACTGGCGGACGGCCGCATCGCCATCATCTTCAACTGCGTGAGCGCCAACGACGATCCCGGCCTGACGGTCTGGCCCAAGGAGCGCTACCCGGTGACCATCGCCATCTCCGAAGACGGCGGCGACACCTGGCCCTACATGCGCCACCTGGACACGGGCGACAACTTCGCCGGGGAGGCCAACAAGCGTCTGAACCGGGAGAACTCCTACCCGTGCCTGCTGCAGTCGAAGGATGGCAGACTGCATGCCTCCTACACCTACGCCGGACGGCAGTGCATTAAGTACGTGTCCGTCCCGGTCAGCTGGGTGACCGGAGAGGCTCTAGGATGA
- a CDS encoding cupin domain-containing protein, with the protein MSNRTGLVSSYLKRSPSDVELEWDICGSRRRLITGADGSPASIHVTTMSGARPHFHRTTTEYYYVLEGSGRLMVDGEPVPLEMGDVVMVRPGATHHAEGELTCVVMGVPPFDPADQHLDA; encoded by the coding sequence GTGAGCAACAGGACCGGCTTGGTCAGCAGCTATCTGAAGCGGAGCCCGAGCGACGTGGAGCTGGAGTGGGACATCTGCGGCTCCCGCCGCCGCCTGATCACCGGGGCCGATGGGTCCCCGGCCAGCATCCACGTGACGACCATGAGCGGGGCCCGCCCGCATTTTCACCGGACAACCACGGAGTACTACTACGTTCTCGAGGGGAGCGGCCGGCTGATGGTGGATGGCGAGCCGGTGCCGCTAGAGATGGGTGACGTGGTCATGGTGCGACCCGGTGCCACCCACCACGCTGAGGGCGAGCTGACCTGTGTCGTGATGGGAGTGCCGCCCTTTGATCCGGCGGACCAGCACCTCGATGCCTGA
- a CDS encoding carbohydrate ABC transporter permease, giving the protein MGARLVERLLVYLLLIAGSLIFAFPFFWMVRTSLLSMSEIATFPPIWIPNPPRWGNYAEMWEQGPFAYWVRNSITVTVLSVTGNTISSTLAAYGFARTRFPGRDKLFLMVLATLMIPFHVYLVPQFVLFWKFGWLDKLYALWVPAMFGSAFSIFILRQYFLTLPKELDEAAIMDGANKVNILTSIVLPLSKPAIATVAIFTFIGTWNEFVRPLVFLRTPNSLTLAVGIRWFTGRYGTRFDWLMCGSVLALLPIVVVFFFVQKTFIQGIALTGLKG; this is encoded by the coding sequence ATGGGAGCGCGGCTCGTCGAGCGGCTGTTGGTCTACCTGCTCTTGATCGCTGGCAGCCTCATTTTCGCCTTCCCCTTCTTCTGGATGGTAAGAACCTCGCTGCTCTCCATGTCCGAGATCGCCACCTTCCCTCCGATATGGATCCCCAACCCGCCTCGCTGGGGGAATTACGCCGAGATGTGGGAACAGGGGCCGTTCGCCTACTGGGTGAGGAATTCCATCACCGTGACGGTCCTCAGCGTCACCGGCAACACCATATCCAGCACCCTGGCCGCCTATGGCTTCGCCCGGACCCGCTTCCCAGGACGGGACAAGCTGTTCCTCATGGTGCTGGCCACGCTGATGATCCCCTTCCACGTCTACTTGGTGCCCCAGTTCGTCCTGTTCTGGAAGTTTGGTTGGCTGGACAAGCTCTACGCCCTCTGGGTGCCGGCCATGTTCGGGTCGGCCTTCTCCATCTTTATCCTGCGTCAGTACTTCCTCACCCTGCCCAAGGAGCTGGACGAGGCGGCCATCATGGACGGCGCGAACAAGGTGAACATCCTTACCAGCATCGTGCTGCCGCTGTCCAAGCCCGCCATCGCCACCGTGGCCATCTTCACCTTCATCGGCACCTGGAACGAGTTCGTGCGCCCGCTGGTCTTCCTGCGCACGCCCAACAGCCTTACGCTGGCGGTGGGGATTCGGTGGTTCACGGGCCGCTACGGCACCCGGTTCGACTGGTTGATGTGCGGCTCCGTGCTAGCCCTGCTCCCCATCGTGGTCGTGTTCTTCTTCGTGCAGAAGACCTTCATCCAGGGGATCGCCCTCACCGGCCTTAAGGGGTGA